One region of Trinickia violacea genomic DNA includes:
- a CDS encoding HAD family hydrolase, producing the protein MLDHLICDCDGVLVDSEIIADRVLVETLSATFPGVDFEEVAKTAFGQQTSRFLASLETKFGITMPADFLDTIDRNIEAALAKSLGPIAGVRDALHRVTLPAAVVSNSRLARVGASLKRAGLTDVFGPRVFSAEQVARPKPFPDVYLYAAQQLGIEPARCVVVEDSVSGLHAARAAGMKTIAFVGASHIPDGYAEVLRSLGVTRIMERMEQLPELVAAGARGEFGDVQS; encoded by the coding sequence ATGCTCGACCATCTCATCTGTGACTGCGACGGCGTGCTCGTCGACAGCGAAATCATCGCCGATCGCGTGCTCGTCGAAACGCTGTCGGCCACCTTTCCCGGCGTCGACTTCGAAGAGGTCGCGAAAACCGCGTTCGGTCAGCAGACCTCACGCTTTCTCGCGAGCCTCGAAACGAAATTCGGCATCACGATGCCCGCCGATTTCCTCGATACGATCGACCGCAATATCGAAGCCGCGCTCGCGAAGTCGCTCGGCCCGATCGCCGGCGTGCGCGATGCGCTGCACCGCGTGACGCTGCCCGCCGCGGTCGTGTCGAACAGCCGCCTCGCGCGGGTCGGCGCGTCGCTCAAGCGCGCCGGGCTCACCGACGTCTTCGGCCCGCGCGTGTTCAGCGCCGAACAGGTCGCGCGGCCCAAGCCGTTTCCCGATGTGTATCTCTATGCCGCGCAGCAATTGGGCATCGAGCCGGCGCGCTGCGTGGTCGTGGAAGACAGCGTGTCGGGCCTGCACGCGGCACGCGCGGCGGGCATGAAGACGATCGCGTTCGTCGGCGCGAGCCATATTCCCGATGGCTATGCCGAGGTGCTGCGCAGTCTCGGCGTGACTCGCATCATGGAGCGAATGGAGCAGTTGCCGGAACTCGTCGCCGCCGGGGCGCGCGGGGAGTTCGGGGATGTGCAGTCGTAA
- the ribB gene encoding 3,4-dihydroxy-2-butanone-4-phosphate synthase, with product MSQSAVSTAFAELPLLSTEAVPPRIDAALKALREGRAVVLQDDHDRENEADLIVAAERLTVETMALLIRECSGIVCLCLPDDKIRALELPPMVAQNESRHGTAFTVSIEARHGVSTGVSAADRVTTIRAAIADDAKPADIVRPGHVFPLRAAHGGVLTRRGHTEGTVDLAILAGLKPAGVLCELMNPDGTMTRGADVERFAAKHDLPMLTIAELVEFRTALAAAASECVADAV from the coding sequence ATGTCTCAATCTGCTGTTTCCACGGCGTTCGCCGAACTTCCGCTGCTGTCCACCGAAGCCGTTCCGCCGCGCATCGACGCCGCGCTCAAAGCGCTGCGCGAAGGCCGCGCCGTCGTGCTGCAAGACGATCACGACCGCGAGAACGAAGCCGACCTGATCGTCGCCGCCGAGCGGCTCACGGTCGAAACGATGGCGCTCTTGATCCGCGAATGCAGCGGCATCGTGTGCCTGTGCCTGCCCGACGACAAGATCCGCGCGCTCGAATTGCCGCCGATGGTCGCGCAAAACGAAAGCCGTCACGGCACGGCGTTCACGGTCTCGATCGAGGCGCGCCACGGCGTGAGCACGGGCGTCTCGGCCGCGGACCGCGTCACGACGATCCGCGCCGCGATCGCCGACGACGCGAAGCCCGCCGATATCGTCCGTCCTGGCCACGTGTTCCCGCTGCGCGCCGCACACGGCGGCGTGCTGACGCGTCGCGGACACACCGAAGGCACGGTCGATCTCGCGATTCTCGCGGGCTTGAAGCCGGCCGGCGTGTTATGCGAATTGATGAATCCGGATGGGACGATGACGCGCGGCGCAGATGTCGAGCGTTTCGCGGCGAAGCACGATCTGCCGATGCTGACGATTGCCGAACTGGTGGAATTCCGCACCGCGCTGGCGGCTGCGGCGAGCGAGTGTGTCGCCGACGCGGTTTGA
- a CDS encoding MIP/aquaporin family protein: MSPYIAEFIGTAVLVLLGNGAVANVLLARTKGKGADLIVIVWGWAMAVFIAVYMTASFSGAHLNPVVTIALALAGKFAWSKVGGYIAAQMLGGMFGAFIVWLAYRQHFSNTEDADLKLACFCTAPAIRSVPHNVLTEMICTFVLILGVLYLASPQVGLGSLDALPVGLLVLGIGISLGGPTGYAMSPARDLAPRLMHALLPIPGKRDSDWRYSWIPVAGPLAGGAMAALFYAHVH, from the coding sequence ATGTCCCCTTATATCGCGGAATTCATCGGCACGGCCGTGCTGGTTCTGCTAGGCAACGGCGCGGTCGCCAACGTCCTGCTCGCGCGCACGAAAGGCAAAGGCGCGGATCTGATCGTCATCGTCTGGGGCTGGGCGATGGCCGTGTTCATCGCGGTCTACATGACCGCCTCGTTCAGCGGCGCGCACTTGAACCCGGTCGTCACGATCGCCCTCGCGCTCGCCGGCAAGTTCGCATGGAGCAAGGTCGGCGGCTACATCGCCGCGCAGATGCTCGGCGGGATGTTCGGCGCCTTCATCGTCTGGCTCGCGTATCGGCAGCACTTTTCGAACACCGAAGACGCCGATCTCAAACTCGCGTGCTTCTGCACCGCGCCGGCCATCCGCAGCGTGCCGCACAACGTGCTGACGGAAATGATCTGTACGTTCGTGTTGATTCTCGGCGTGCTGTATCTGGCGTCGCCGCAAGTGGGCCTCGGCTCGCTCGACGCGCTGCCGGTCGGCCTCCTCGTGCTCGGCATCGGCATCTCGCTCGGCGGCCCGACCGGCTACGCGATGAGCCCCGCGCGCGATCTCGCACCGCGTCTCATGCACGCGCTGCTGCCGATTCCCGGCAAGCGCGACAGCGATTGGCGCTACTCGTGGATTCCGGTCGCCGGGCCGCTCGCGGGCGGCGCGATGGCCGCGCTGTTCTACGCCCACGTGCATTGA